One window from the genome of Phalacrocorax aristotelis chromosome 20, bGulAri2.1, whole genome shotgun sequence encodes:
- the IFNLR1 gene encoding interferon lambda receptor 1, which translates to MSTWRVSILMVLCFLRQIRGHVQLPPPQNVTLLSKDFDLILTWTPGEGSPPDVTYTVRYESQERISKWIKVPHCKNIHRTSCNLTCVVSNNFLKVRARVKAVSGRFQSPWVESQFKEYHLDVELAPPVLNVNVKENSIHVNASFPLATCVESLSWMYDLNLWEAGSEDKKQYERNFRKDAVTINTTALRGNYCLSARSSFQSIDFKHSKFSQPVCVLLNHKAVEWNFPFSAMIPVFVLSILLTSAFIICLLKQDAKRKKMPHALDLSHLKASGPAFHCEPSENEFFRDYLICTEKPMSQSKANKTSARNSLPWMASSHSTSSSSSEEEEEEEEEDSSTFIPYTEMPKFPKRHLNCQPSRTAQGETSSGSGSGGLSVHSESVLDLSSLGFSFFPMRRNEVDTSGSQGSEKASLSRSSSLGLISLTDVRFPGSREHGQHDTDRDECLEMTPLQTLTEGICARLPTDEHYLHRKAHHFTKYYQKPIVDLHIQIGEISELSEDPSTQLLIPLQTLQVAEDEGIASDCDSDNFTEGTPPASTVLSDTFETSNVEEKYRQNFKFKGYEHAHYMGRS; encoded by the exons ATGTCTACCTGGAGAGTCAGCATCCTGATGGTGCTATGCTTCCTGCGGCAGATTAGAG GTCATGTTCAACTTCCCCCTCCGCAAAATGTTACACTGCTGTCAAAAGATTTTGACTTGATATTGACATGGACTCCAGGAGAAGGCTCTCCACCAGATGTGACATACACTGTGAGGTATGAAAG CCAGGAACGTATCAGCAAATGGATAAAGGTTCCTCATTGCAAAAATATTCACCGAACGTCTTGCAATCTGACTTGTGTGGTTTCAAACAACTTTCTTAAAGTCCGAGCTCGAGTAAAAGCTGTTTCTGGACGATTCCAGTCGCCATGGGTAGAATCACAATTCAAGGAATACCATTTGGATG TGGAACTGGCTCCCCCAGTGCTAAACGTGAACGTCAAGGAGAACTCAATCCACGTGAATGCCTCCTTCCCATTGGCCACCTGTGTGGAGAGTTTGTCTTGGATGTATGACCTGAACCTTTGGGAAGCTGGATCTGAAGACAAG aAGCAATACGAACGTAATTTTAGGAAGGACGCAGTGACTATCAATACCACCGCACTCAGAGGCAACTACTGTTTAAGTGCCAGATCTTCCTTCCAAAGCATTGACTTCAAGCACAGCAAATTCTCCCAACCAGTGTGTGTCCTATTAAACCACAAAG cgGTGGAATGGAACTTCCCATTTTCTGCCATGATCCCTGTGTTTGTCCTCTCCATCCTTCTGACAAGTGCCTTCATCATCTGCTTGCTGAAACAAGATGCTAAGCGAAAGAAGATGCCTCATGCTTTG GATTTATCTCATTTAAAAGCTTCTGGACCGGCCTTTCACTGTGAGCCCAGTGAAAATGAATTCTTCAGGGACTATCTTATCTGCACAGAGAAGCCAATGTCACAAAGCAAGGCAAACAAAACTTCAGCAAGAAACAGCCTACCATGGATGGCTTCTTCCCACtcaacatcatcatcatcatcagaagaggaggaggaggaagaggaagaagacagCAGTACTTTCATCCCATACACTGAAATGCCTAAGTTTCCAAAGAGACATCTCAACTGTCAACCATCCAGAACAGCGCAGGGGGAAACTAGCTCGGGCTCTGGATCTGGAGGTCTCTCTGTGCATAGTGAATCTGTGCTGGACCTAAGTTCCTTgggtttctctttctttccaatgAGAAGGAATGAGGTGGACACCTCAGGATCCCAAGGAAGTGAGAAGGCATCCCTTTCTCGCAGTTCCTCTTTGGGATTAATATCCCTCACTGATGTGAGATTCCCAGGTTCCAGGGAACACGGACAGCATGATACAGACAGGGATGAATGCCTGGAAATGACCCCTCTTCAAACACTGACTGAGGGGATTTGTGCCAGACTTCCCACTGATGAGCACTACCTGCATCGGAAGGCTCATCATTTCACAAAGTATTACCAGAAACCAATAGTTGATCTGCACATCCAGATTGGTGAAATATCAGAGCTCAGTGAGGatcccagcacccagctgctcatTCCCCTTCAGACATTACAGGTGGCAGAAGATGAAGGTATTGCAAGTGACTGTGACAGTGATAATTTTACAGAAGGGACACCTCCTGCATCCACGGTGCTAAGTGACACATTTGAAACTTCGAATGTGGAGGAAAAATATCGTCAAAACTTTAAATTCAAAGGCTACGAGCACGCACATTACATGGGAAGGAGCTAG